From a single Calothrix sp. NIES-2098 genomic region:
- a CDS encoding short-chain dehydrogenase/reductase SDR — MLFLDRVVWITGASSGIGEALAYQFARQGAKLIISSRREEELQRVKQNISSECLIIPFDIADYISAKKAVNTAINYYGRIDVLVNNAGISQRSLAIDTQAIVDNKIMDVNYFGTINLTKMVLPSMIANGSGQIAVISSIAGKFGFPLRSAYAASKHALHGFFETLQLELKAESKIFITILCPGRIKTDISRNALNYDGSFYGKMDEGQEKGMAAEICAQKMVKSIYQKKREVYIGGSDILLVYFKRYLPSLFYWIASRSKPT, encoded by the coding sequence ATGCTATTTCTCGATCGAGTTGTTTGGATTACCGGAGCATCATCTGGTATTGGTGAGGCATTAGCTTACCAATTTGCTCGTCAAGGTGCAAAGTTAATTATCTCATCAAGAAGAGAAGAGGAATTACAGAGAGTCAAACAAAATATCAGTAGCGAATGCTTGATTATACCCTTTGATATCGCAGATTATATATCAGCAAAAAAGGCAGTAAATACGGCGATTAATTATTATGGCAGAATTGATGTGTTGGTAAATAATGCAGGTATTAGCCAACGATCTTTAGCTATTGATACCCAAGCAATAGTAGATAATAAGATTATGGATGTCAATTATTTTGGTACGATCAATCTGACTAAAATGGTTCTGCCATCTATGATCGCTAATGGTAGCGGACAAATTGCAGTAATTTCTAGTATAGCTGGAAAATTTGGCTTTCCATTACGCTCGGCTTATGCAGCTTCAAAACACGCCTTGCATGGTTTTTTTGAAACATTACAGTTGGAATTAAAGGCTGAATCTAAAATTTTTATTACCATCTTGTGTCCCGGAAGAATTAAAACTGATATCTCGCGTAATGCTCTAAATTATGATGGTAGTTTTTATGGAAAAATGGATGAAGGGCAAGAAAAAGGCATGGCTGCTGAAATTTGCGCTCAAAAAATGGTGAAATCTATTTATCAAAAGAAACGAGAAGTATATATTGGTGGCTCTGATATTTTGTTAGTGTATTTCAAAAGATATTTACCCTCGTTATTCTATTGGATAGCTAGCAGAAGCAAACCAACCTAA
- a CDS encoding pentapeptide repeat protein: MDVKELLTRYAAGERSFNGIELPEADLRGANLGGVDFGRVNLQGANLTGASLSGANLSQANLRGAKLHRANLSEVILSGADLRQAALTTANLNESDLSGACLNDADLCDANLHMASLSAANLQGANLSGAKMGGVRMWKADLQWADLSGADLSEANLSEANLTGANLNATDMSETFMTGTIMPDGFIHQ; encoded by the coding sequence ATGGATGTCAAAGAACTTCTAACTAGATATGCAGCCGGAGAAAGAAGCTTTAACGGCATAGAATTGCCAGAAGCAGATTTGCGAGGAGCTAACTTAGGTGGTGTAGACTTTGGTAGAGTTAACCTCCAAGGTGCCAACCTTACAGGCGCATCCTTGAGTGGGGCTAATTTGAGTCAAGCAAATCTTAGAGGCGCGAAACTACATAGGGCAAATTTATCTGAAGTCATTCTGAGTGGGGCTGACTTACGCCAAGCTGCGCTGACAACAGCTAACTTGAATGAGTCGGATCTCAGCGGTGCGTGTCTCAATGATGCAGACTTGTGTGATGCGAATTTGCATATGGCATCACTTAGCGCCGCGAATTTGCAGGGTGCTAATTTGAGTGGGGCAAAGATGGGTGGAGTCAGGATGTGGAAAGCAGATTTGCAGTGGGCAGATTTAAGTGGGGCTGACTTAAGTGAAGCAAATCTGAGTGAAGCAAACTTGACTGGGGCGAACCTCAATGCCACAGATATGAGTGAAACATTTATGACAGGAACAATTATGCCTGATGGGTTTATCCATCAGTAA
- a CDS encoding response regulator receiver protein, producing the protein MPHVLLVDDEAALRDSLTYTLQKEGYTVSIAVDGHSAIKQFHKEVPDIILLDLMLPEVSGMEVCWRIRAFSNVPIVMLTAKDQDVDKVWGLEAGADDYVTKPFNTRELLARIKAVLRRRLEETPS; encoded by the coding sequence ATGCCACACGTCTTACTCGTGGATGATGAAGCAGCCCTACGTGACAGTCTCACCTATACACTACAAAAAGAAGGCTACACAGTAAGCATAGCCGTCGATGGGCATAGTGCGATCAAACAGTTCCACAAGGAAGTACCAGATATAATTTTGCTGGATTTGATGTTACCAGAAGTTAGTGGCATGGAAGTTTGTTGGCGCATTCGAGCTTTTTCCAATGTACCCATCGTCATGCTTACAGCTAAAGATCAGGATGTAGATAAAGTTTGGGGTTTGGAAGCAGGTGCAGACGATTATGTGACTAAGCCTTTTAATACCCGTGAATTGCTAGCGCGCATCAAAGCTGTATTGCGTCGTCGTTTGGAGGAGACGCCTTCATGA
- a CDS encoding FAD-dependent pyridine nucleotide-disulfide oxidoreductase produces MQQASHPTVILGGGFAGLFTALHLSQQNYSQPIILIEQRDRFSFKPLLYELLSGELHSEQVYPRYKELLAGSRVTFVQDTVKSIDLNQRKVTVASGEVFHYGNLVLTLGGKTTYFNTPGAAEYAMPLTSGAEAIALRKHLRYRLHQAIQTQDAARRRLLLTVAIVGAGPAGIELACTLADLLPIWYDELGGDADEIRIVLVNRSREILKGDVNSHLRCTAQRALKNRVVPVDFLFDAAVTKIQADGIEYQQQDKNQLLPAGTIAWTAGTAPNPLLMELPVKNNRGRLIVTPTLQLPEFPEVFAAGDCATNSDAPQPPTAQVAYQQGKAIAHNLQRIEEGKPAVPMAIQMRGTLMKLGLNEGVANLFNKVQIKGQPGHFLREATYLQLLPNSARNLKVTTEWLTDELFQRHRSITHMQLGQTPLLSGIATVAAGVILATPLVWRAAQPTQFQQIFSWTGVPTLLNHLAPPSR; encoded by the coding sequence ATGCAGCAAGCGTCTCATCCCACAGTCATCCTAGGTGGTGGCTTTGCTGGACTGTTTACAGCTCTGCACCTCAGCCAGCAAAATTACTCACAACCAATTATTTTAATTGAACAGCGCGATCGCTTCAGTTTCAAACCGTTGTTGTACGAACTACTTAGCGGCGAACTACACAGCGAACAAGTTTACCCACGCTACAAAGAACTTTTGGCTGGTAGTCGTGTCACCTTTGTGCAAGATACGGTGAAATCGATTGATTTAAATCAACGCAAAGTTACCGTCGCTTCTGGCGAGGTTTTTCACTATGGCAACTTGGTGTTAACACTGGGTGGAAAAACAACTTATTTTAATACTCCTGGTGCGGCAGAATATGCTATGCCCTTGACTTCGGGTGCAGAAGCGATCGCACTCAGAAAACACTTGCGCTACAGACTGCATCAAGCAATCCAAACTCAAGATGCAGCACGTCGTCGGCTATTGCTAACCGTCGCCATAGTTGGCGCAGGGCCCGCTGGTATTGAATTAGCTTGTACCTTGGCAGATTTATTACCCATTTGGTACGACGAATTGGGCGGTGATGCTGATGAAATTCGCATTGTCTTAGTCAATCGCAGCCGAGAAATCCTCAAAGGAGATGTAAATAGTCATTTGCGCTGTACAGCCCAACGGGCGCTGAAAAATCGTGTAGTTCCTGTTGATTTCTTATTTGATGCGGCTGTCACTAAGATTCAAGCGGATGGTATCGAGTACCAACAACAAGACAAAAACCAACTTTTGCCAGCAGGAACGATCGCGTGGACTGCGGGAACTGCTCCCAACCCTTTGTTAATGGAGTTACCAGTCAAAAATAATCGCGGGCGGCTAATCGTAACACCGACATTACAACTTCCTGAATTTCCAGAAGTCTTTGCAGCCGGAGATTGCGCCACAAATAGCGACGCTCCCCAACCACCCACAGCCCAAGTTGCTTATCAACAAGGAAAAGCGATCGCTCACAATCTCCAGCGGATCGAGGAAGGTAAACCAGCCGTACCTATGGCAATCCAAATGCGCGGTACTTTAATGAAACTCGGACTCAACGAAGGTGTTGCTAACTTGTTCAATAAAGTCCAGATTAAAGGCCAGCCCGGTCATTTCCTGCGAGAAGCAACATATTTACAACTGCTGCCAAACTCTGCACGTAACCTCAAAGTTACAACAGAATGGCTCACCGACGAATTATTTCAGCGTCATCGCTCCATTACTCATATGCAACTCGGACAAACCCCTTTACTCTCTGGGATTGCAACCGTTGCTGCTGGCGTGATTTTGGCTACTCCTCTCGTCTGGCGCGCTGCTCAACCGACACAATTTCAACAAATCTTCAGTTGGACAGGCGTACCAACCCTACTCAATCACCTTGCACCGCCTTCTCGATAA
- a CDS encoding CemA family protein, with product MKASFFTKNTGLLRQKIKDYIIKVKQWLKDTPERALLEAYEAAQIIRNIEIEHFGSQKISAASANYTENVMSYWQGYLQKNLTIIKIRLAEYRLSRSMLDASENTILEKLQFIDEVISKYTPKDELIISSDIVPISEPLRIERNEVKHQVDSSNNNTKLHNVPPISQKTGFLPRSIGRTINKIKADLSPQAEQQFVRDYQISRKRTRVAIRFFLILILVPLLTQNLSKQIIINPLVERSRGETTQIFLNTDMEEKALSELKSFENRLKLESLLHNTPTLSAEGVQEQIRDKALEIAEEFSHESNNAISNVFADVLSLVAFAIVVATSKKEIVIVKSFIDDIVYGLSDSAKAFLIILSTDIFVGFHSPHGWEVLLEGFAEHLGLPANRSAIFLFIATFPVILDTIFKYWIFRYLSRLSPSALATFKEMNE from the coding sequence ATGAAAGCTTCATTCTTTACAAAAAACACAGGTTTGTTACGCCAAAAAATCAAAGACTACATCATCAAAGTTAAACAATGGTTGAAAGATACGCCAGAAAGAGCGCTCTTAGAAGCATACGAGGCGGCTCAAATAATCAGAAACATCGAAATTGAGCATTTTGGTAGCCAAAAGATTTCTGCTGCTTCAGCAAATTATACCGAAAATGTGATGTCTTATTGGCAAGGGTATCTACAGAAAAACCTAACTATTATTAAAATTAGGCTAGCAGAATATCGTTTAAGTCGCTCCATGTTGGATGCTTCTGAAAATACTATTTTAGAAAAGCTACAGTTTATTGATGAAGTGATATCCAAGTATACTCCCAAAGATGAACTAATTATTAGCAGTGACATAGTGCCTATTTCTGAGCCACTACGAATCGAGCGTAATGAAGTAAAGCACCAAGTAGATTCATCTAATAATAATACGAAACTTCATAACGTTCCCCCTATCAGTCAAAAAACTGGATTTTTACCTCGCTCTATAGGTAGAACAATTAATAAAATAAAAGCCGATCTATCTCCACAAGCAGAACAACAATTTGTTAGAGATTACCAAATTTCCCGAAAGCGGACTAGAGTTGCCATAAGATTTTTCTTAATTTTAATTCTTGTACCTCTGTTAACTCAGAATTTATCTAAGCAAATAATAATAAATCCTCTAGTAGAAAGATCTAGAGGCGAAACAACTCAAATCTTTCTCAATACAGACATGGAAGAAAAAGCTTTGAGTGAATTGAAGAGTTTTGAGAATAGGCTGAAATTGGAAAGTTTATTACATAACACACCAACACTTTCTGCTGAAGGAGTTCAAGAACAAATTCGTGATAAAGCTCTTGAGATAGCTGAGGAATTTAGTCATGAAAGTAACAATGCTATTAGCAATGTATTTGCTGATGTATTGTCACTAGTTGCTTTTGCTATTGTAGTTGCTACGAGTAAAAAAGAAATCGTAATTGTCAAATCCTTTATAGATGATATTGTCTATGGTCTGAGCGATAGTGCTAAGGCTTTTTTAATTATTTTGTCTACAGATATATTTGTCGGGTTCCACTCGCCGCATGGATGGGAAGTACTGCTAGAAGGTTTCGCCGAGCATTTGGGACTACCAGCTAATAGAAGTGCAATATTTCTGTTTATTGCTACATTTCCTGTAATTTTAGATACTATATTTAAATATTGGATATTCCGCTACCTCAGTCGTTTGTCTCCTTCAGCATTAGCTACTTTTAAAGAGATGAATGAGTAA
- a CDS encoding SH3 type 3 domain-containing protein — MKNQALKLATGLALICTSVTINTGLANQIVLAKTKNPQKCNIYAYVNVSSGQALNVRSGASTQNKILGQVPVNDTVQVVATVPNWAKVTNASGGFKGTGWVSLPKLGLSTRGYGTNGVKLYAKTNQTSQVIVKIPPNTNVQLLGCQGGWALVEYKGIKGWLVREDQCGAALTSCS; from the coding sequence GTGAAGAATCAAGCATTAAAGCTAGCTACAGGACTAGCACTTATATGTACTAGTGTAACTATCAACACTGGTCTAGCTAATCAAATAGTCTTAGCAAAAACAAAAAATCCTCAAAAATGTAATATTTATGCTTATGTTAATGTCTCATCTGGGCAAGCTTTAAATGTGCGGAGTGGAGCCAGTACCCAGAATAAAATTTTAGGACAAGTGCCTGTTAACGATACTGTTCAGGTTGTTGCTACTGTACCAAATTGGGCAAAAGTTACTAATGCTAGTGGCGGTTTTAAAGGAACTGGCTGGGTATCTTTGCCAAAATTAGGTTTATCAACACGAGGCTATGGTACTAATGGGGTAAAACTTTATGCCAAGACTAATCAAACCAGCCAAGTAATAGTAAAAATTCCCCCAAATACCAACGTTCAATTATTAGGCTGTCAAGGAGGATGGGCGCTAGTGGAATATAAAGGTATTAAGGGTTGGTTGGTAAGAGAAGATCAATGTGGTGCCGCCCTTACCAGTTGTTCTTGA
- a CDS encoding integral membrane sensor signal transduction histidine kinase — protein MKGFFPRIKLNTIHAKLLSTYLMLTAFGTSLLAGYILWSFYDYFMRSRQADLDNWTSALSESVADALEEQDIPRVKLLVQRYGAPQTVTLRVFSQQGVLIATSDPKLDSQVKDWFHVPGMRQALQNDVAQGVAKGVLSKEDRLYIARPIERKNQLLGVIRMSMTLAQFQRQFARVFWSVLGTLALTILVCAFISSRLARSLSKPIETMQNFAIRLGGGHFGDKLTIHENNELDQLAAELNRMSARLASLDQERRVFLANVSHELRTPISNVQVTVDALKGGAYEEPELRDRFFQTIENETKRLSRLIHDLLDLGRLEAGVTQLEQQTISLGGLINRAVNAIEPRMQAGKISLQANVENLTIQGDPERLLQAILNLLDNAIKHSPANSQVFISAYSKGKQAVIQIQDQGRGIKESDLPRIFEQFYTTDPARKGKGNGLGLAITKRIIEAHQGSITATSLPNQGATFTICLPLKG, from the coding sequence ATGAAAGGCTTCTTCCCGCGGATTAAATTAAATACGATTCATGCCAAGCTGTTAAGCACATACTTGATGCTGACAGCTTTTGGAACGTCACTGCTAGCAGGTTATATCTTGTGGTCGTTCTACGATTATTTCATGCGATCGCGACAAGCAGATTTAGATAACTGGACGAGTGCGTTAAGTGAAAGTGTTGCAGATGCGCTAGAAGAACAAGATATTCCCAGAGTCAAATTACTCGTGCAACGGTATGGTGCGCCACAAACTGTAACGCTGCGTGTTTTTAGTCAACAAGGTGTTCTAATAGCTACTTCTGACCCAAAGTTAGACTCTCAAGTTAAGGACTGGTTCCACGTTCCAGGAATGCGACAAGCTTTACAAAATGATGTCGCACAAGGAGTCGCCAAAGGAGTTTTATCAAAGGAGGATCGTCTCTACATCGCTAGACCGATTGAGCGCAAAAATCAACTGTTGGGTGTAATCAGAATGTCGATGACGCTGGCGCAATTTCAGCGACAGTTTGCGCGGGTATTTTGGAGTGTTTTAGGAACTCTAGCACTGACGATTCTAGTGTGTGCATTCATTAGCAGTCGCCTGGCGCGCAGTCTCTCGAAACCGATTGAAACTATGCAAAACTTTGCCATTCGCTTAGGTGGCGGTCATTTTGGCGATAAGCTAACGATTCATGAGAACAATGAGTTGGATCAATTAGCAGCAGAACTCAACCGTATGAGTGCAAGGTTAGCTTCCCTAGACCAAGAGCGACGGGTATTTTTAGCTAATGTTTCTCACGAATTGCGTACTCCGATAAGTAACGTTCAGGTGACAGTAGACGCACTCAAAGGAGGAGCTTATGAAGAACCAGAATTACGCGATCGCTTTTTTCAAACTATCGAAAACGAAACCAAACGTTTATCACGATTAATTCACGACCTCCTAGATTTAGGTCGTTTGGAAGCGGGAGTTACACAACTCGAACAGCAAACTATTTCACTTGGCGGTTTAATTAACCGTGCTGTCAATGCAATTGAACCGCGAATGCAAGCTGGGAAAATTTCTCTACAGGCGAACGTAGAGAACCTCACAATCCAAGGCGATCCAGAACGGTTATTACAGGCGATTCTCAATTTGTTAGATAATGCCATTAAACACTCACCAGCTAACTCGCAAGTATTTATTTCTGCATACAGCAAAGGAAAACAAGCTGTTATTCAAATTCAAGACCAGGGACGAGGGATAAAAGAGAGCGATCTACCCCGAATTTTTGAGCAATTTTATACAACAGATCCCGCACGCAAAGGTAAGGGTAACGGTTTGGGGTTAGCAATTACCAAGCGAATTATTGAAGCTCATCAAGGTAGTATTACAGCTACTAGTCTCCCTAATCAAGGTGCGACTTTTACTATCTGCTTGCCTTTAAAAGGCTAG
- a CDS encoding glucose-methanol-choline oxidoreductase: MNTAHYDFIIIGTGAGGGTLAYRLAPTGKKILILERGSFLPREKANWDTVEVFQKDRYHTNEVWYDQKGNDIHPGTGYFVGGNTKVYGGALFRWREQDFEQVIHKGGISPEWSLKYRDFEPYYTEAEKLYEVHGKRGLDPTEPAATEDYPYPAIRHEPRIQEIHDSLKGEGYHPFYLPLAIKLNEVNRRLSACIRCNTCDGFPCLVDAKADADVNCVRPAEQYDNVTLITEAKVKRLHTSSSGREVTAVEVEINGEIVFFSSDIVVVACGAINSAALLLRSANDKHPYGLANSSDLVGRNLMKHQNGAIIGVSLKSNPTSFQKTLAINDFYWGDEDFDYPMGHVQLLGKVNADTIAQESPSVLGLSFRERHTFEAIATHSVDWWLTAEDLPDPNNRVTLRNDAVQLHYTENNTEAYNRLLNRWTQVLKMIGCGEKIIPASFYFKKKLPLQGVAHQCGTCRFGEDPKTSVLDLNCRTHDIDNLYVVDGSFFRSSAAVNPTLTIIANALRVGDRLIERMA; encoded by the coding sequence GTGAATACTGCACACTACGATTTTATTATCATTGGTACTGGCGCAGGTGGCGGTACGCTAGCTTATCGTTTGGCTCCCACTGGGAAAAAAATTCTCATACTGGAACGCGGTTCTTTTTTACCTCGTGAGAAGGCAAACTGGGATACAGTTGAAGTTTTTCAAAAAGACCGCTATCACACTAACGAAGTTTGGTACGACCAAAAAGGAAATGACATTCATCCCGGTACGGGTTACTTTGTGGGTGGTAATACTAAAGTGTATGGTGGGGCGCTGTTTCGCTGGCGAGAACAAGATTTTGAGCAAGTAATTCACAAAGGTGGGATTTCGCCAGAGTGGTCGCTGAAATACCGCGATTTTGAACCCTACTACACTGAAGCCGAAAAGCTGTATGAAGTACATGGTAAAAGGGGATTAGATCCAACTGAGCCAGCTGCAACTGAAGATTATCCTTATCCTGCGATTCGTCACGAACCGCGTATTCAAGAGATTCATGACTCTTTAAAAGGTGAAGGTTATCATCCGTTTTATCTACCACTTGCTATCAAGCTAAATGAAGTGAATCGTCGTTTGAGTGCTTGCATTCGTTGCAACACCTGTGATGGATTTCCTTGCTTAGTCGATGCAAAAGCCGATGCAGATGTGAATTGTGTGCGTCCAGCGGAGCAGTATGATAATGTCACCCTCATCACTGAGGCTAAGGTAAAACGACTACACACCAGTTCCTCTGGGCGAGAAGTTACTGCTGTGGAAGTGGAAATTAATGGCGAAATTGTTTTCTTTTCTAGCGATATTGTGGTGGTTGCTTGTGGCGCAATTAATTCTGCCGCTTTGTTATTGCGTTCGGCTAACGATAAACACCCTTATGGATTGGCGAACAGTTCCGATCTCGTGGGGCGAAACTTAATGAAGCATCAAAACGGAGCGATTATTGGAGTTAGTTTAAAATCTAATCCAACTTCGTTTCAAAAAACCTTAGCAATCAACGATTTTTACTGGGGTGATGAAGATTTCGATTATCCAATGGGTCATGTGCAGTTACTAGGTAAAGTAAATGCAGATACGATCGCCCAAGAATCACCATCAGTTCTCGGTCTTTCGTTTCGAGAGCGACATACATTTGAAGCGATCGCCACTCACTCGGTAGACTGGTGGCTAACTGCGGAAGATTTGCCCGATCCCAACAACCGCGTTACTCTGCGCAATGATGCAGTACAGTTGCATTACACCGAGAACAACACCGAAGCCTACAATCGACTGCTGAATCGCTGGACGCAAGTACTGAAAATGATTGGTTGTGGCGAAAAAATTATTCCCGCCTCCTTTTATTTTAAGAAAAAACTGCCTCTGCAAGGTGTGGCGCATCAGTGCGGTACTTGTCGCTTTGGCGAAGATCCCAAAACTTCAGTATTAGATCTTAATTGCCGCACTCATGACATTGATAATTTATATGTAGTAGATGGCAGTTTCTTCCGATCTAGTGCTGCTGTTAACCCTACCTTGACAATTATTGCCAATGCTTTACGTGTAGGCGATCGCCTCATAGAACGTATGGCTTAA
- a CDS encoding aminotransferase class I and II — protein MKLAARVSQVTPSLTLAIAAKAKAMKAEGVDVCSFSAGEPDFDTPAHIKAAAVKALDEGKTKYGPAAGEPKLREAIARKLKADNGLDYKAENVIVTNGGKHSLYNLIVALIDPGDEVIIPAPYWLSYPEMVTLVGGVSVIVPTDASTGYKITPEQLRKSITPKTKLFILNSPSNPTGMVYTPEEIKALAEVVVDADIFVVSDEIYEKILYDGAEHISIGSLGKEIFDRTLISNGFAKAYSMTGWRIGYLAGPVEIIKATSTIQGHSTSNVCTFAQYGAIAALESSQDCVEEMRQAFAKRRQVMLDRLNAIPGLSCPKPDGAFYLFPDISKTGLKSLEFCDALIEEHQVAVIPGIAFGADSNIRLSYATDMATIEKGMDRLEKFVRSRI, from the coding sequence ATGAAGCTGGCAGCACGAGTAAGTCAGGTAACGCCCTCTTTAACCTTAGCGATCGCAGCTAAAGCTAAGGCAATGAAAGCAGAGGGTGTGGACGTTTGTAGTTTTAGCGCTGGTGAACCGGATTTTGATACCCCAGCGCATATTAAAGCAGCAGCAGTAAAAGCTTTGGATGAAGGCAAAACCAAATATGGCCCGGCCGCCGGAGAACCAAAGTTAAGGGAAGCGATCGCCCGTAAGCTCAAAGCTGACAATGGTCTAGATTATAAGGCAGAAAATGTCATCGTCACCAACGGCGGCAAACATTCTCTGTACAACTTAATCGTCGCCCTCATAGATCCGGGGGATGAAGTAATTATCCCGGCTCCCTACTGGCTCAGTTATCCGGAGATGGTAACTTTAGTAGGTGGAGTCTCAGTAATTGTCCCCACAGATGCTTCTACAGGTTATAAAATTACTCCCGAACAACTGCGAAAATCAATTACGCCAAAAACTAAGCTATTTATCCTCAACTCGCCATCTAACCCTACAGGAATGGTGTACACCCCAGAGGAAATTAAAGCGCTAGCAGAGGTAGTTGTTGATGCAGATATCTTTGTTGTCTCTGACGAAATTTACGAGAAGATTCTCTACGATGGTGCAGAGCATATTAGCATTGGTTCTCTAGGGAAGGAAATTTTTGACCGTACCTTAATTAGCAACGGGTTTGCGAAAGCTTATTCGATGACAGGCTGGCGGATTGGCTATTTAGCAGGTCCAGTGGAAATTATTAAAGCCACAAGTACCATTCAAGGGCATAGTACATCTAACGTGTGTACCTTTGCGCAATATGGCGCGATCGCAGCTTTGGAAAGTTCCCAAGATTGTGTAGAAGAAATGCGCCAAGCCTTCGCCAAACGCCGACAGGTGATGCTAGACAGACTCAACGCCATCCCCGGATTGAGTTGTCCGAAACCAGATGGTGCTTTTTATCTTTTCCCTGACATCAGCAAAACAGGCCTAAAATCTCTAGAATTTTGTGATGCGCTGATTGAAGAACATCAAGTAGCAGTCATTCCCGGAATTGCCTTTGGTGCTGATAGCAACATCCGCCTTTCCTACGCTACGGATATGGCGACTATTGAAAAGGGAATGGATAGATTAGAGAAGTTTGTGAGATCTAGGATTTAG